Proteins encoded by one window of Synechococcus sp. WH 7805:
- the rplR gene encoding 50S ribosomal protein L18: MSTLSRKQQTQKRHRRLRRHLSGTADRPRLAVFRSNSHIYAQVIDDAAQSTLCSASTLDKDLRTSIKDTGSTCDASVAVGELVAKRALAKGIQQVVFDRGGNLYHGRVKALADAAREAGLQF, translated from the coding sequence ATGTCGACCCTCTCTCGCAAACAACAGACCCAGAAGCGCCACCGGCGCCTGCGTCGCCATCTCAGCGGCACCGCCGACCGTCCCCGGTTGGCTGTGTTTCGCTCCAACAGCCACATCTACGCCCAGGTCATCGACGATGCCGCACAGAGCACGCTCTGCTCGGCCTCGACGCTTGACAAGGACCTGCGCACGAGCATCAAGGACACAGGAAGCACCTGCGATGCTTCCGTTGCCGTCGGCGAACTCGTCGCCAAGCGTGCCCTGGCCAAGGGCATCCAACAGGTGGTCTTCGATCGTGGCGGCAACCTGTATCACGGCCGGGTGAAAGCCCTTGCCGACGCCGCCCGGGAAGCGGGCCTTCAGTTCTGA
- the rpsE gene encoding 30S ribosomal protein S5, giving the protein MTDSNPQTNPNDIPSAADVPAAAEGQQEQRRGGGGRGDRGDRRGGRRGDRRNQERDSEWQERVVQIRRVSKTVKGGKKMSFRAIVVVGNERGQVGVGVGKAGDVIGAVRKGVADGKKHLVKVPLTRHNSIPTLSNGRDGAASVLIRPAAPGTGVIAGGSIRTVLELAGIKNVLAKRLGSKTPLNNARAAMVALDSLRTHKETAKERGISLEQIYS; this is encoded by the coding sequence ATGACCGATTCCAACCCTCAAACCAATCCCAACGACATCCCATCGGCGGCTGATGTCCCGGCAGCGGCCGAAGGACAGCAGGAGCAACGCCGCGGTGGCGGCGGACGTGGTGACCGCGGCGACCGTCGCGGTGGCCGTCGCGGCGACCGTCGCAACCAGGAGCGCGACTCCGAATGGCAGGAGCGCGTGGTGCAGATCCGCCGGGTCTCCAAGACCGTCAAAGGTGGTAAGAAAATGAGTTTCCGAGCGATCGTCGTCGTCGGGAACGAGCGTGGACAGGTGGGTGTCGGCGTCGGCAAGGCCGGTGATGTGATCGGAGCCGTCCGCAAGGGCGTCGCCGATGGCAAAAAGCATCTCGTGAAGGTGCCGCTCACCCGTCACAATTCAATTCCCACCCTCTCCAACGGGCGTGACGGCGCAGCCAGTGTTCTGATCCGCCCCGCGGCTCCAGGCACGGGCGTGATCGCCGGTGGATCAATCCGCACCGTCCTCGAGCTCGCCGGCATCAAGAACGTGCTGGCCAAGCGCCTGGGCAGTAAGACTCCCCTCAACAACGCGCGAGCCGCCATGGTGGCTCTGGACAGTCTCCGCACCCACAAAGAGACCGCCAAGGAACGGGGGATCTCCCTCGAGCAGATCTACTCCTGA
- the rplO gene encoding 50S ribosomal protein L15: MTLRLESLKSNKGARRRKLRKGRGIAAGQGASCGFGMRGQKSRSGRPTRPGFEGGQMPLYRRVPKLKHFPLVNPKQFTVVNVSALNDLKDGSTVNLDSLVKGGIVTSPKHPLKILGNGELKTKLTVQAAAFTASARTKIEAAGGTCELPE; the protein is encoded by the coding sequence ATGACTCTCCGACTCGAATCCCTTAAATCCAACAAAGGCGCCCGTCGCCGCAAACTGCGCAAAGGTCGTGGCATCGCCGCTGGCCAGGGTGCGAGCTGCGGCTTCGGGATGCGGGGTCAGAAGTCCCGCTCGGGCCGGCCAACGCGCCCCGGCTTCGAGGGTGGCCAAATGCCCTTGTACCGCAGGGTCCCGAAACTGAAGCATTTCCCTTTAGTGAACCCCAAGCAGTTCACTGTGGTGAATGTGTCGGCTTTGAACGACCTCAAGGACGGCAGCACGGTCAATCTCGACTCTCTGGTGAAGGGCGGCATCGTCACAAGCCCTAAACATCCCCTGAAAATTCTGGGGAATGGAGAACTAAAGACCAAACTCACAGTTCAAGCTGCCGCCTTCACGGCATCAGCTCGCACCAAAATCGAAGCCGCTGGTGGAACCTGCGAACTTCCGGAGTGA
- the secY gene encoding preprotein translocase subunit SecY produces the protein MLVSRGRNPSAAEVITQLVRNPELRNRVLTTLGLLMLVRLGIYIPMPGIDRVAFQQFIQQGGQLIGFLDIFTGGGISTLGIFALGILPFINASIILQLLTASLPQLEDLQKNEGEAGRRKIAQITRYVALGWGLIQSVIFAVILRPYALEGLSDGVFITQTALALVTGSMIVMWISEVITERGIGQGASLVIFLNIVATLPQALGSTIEKAQTGDRSDVFGIIVLVLVFLVTIVGIIFVQEGARRLPIVSAKRQVGGSALLPNRQSYLPLKLNAGGVMPIIFASALIFLPITIANFSQNPLLITAASALNPSASNPWPYALLFFSLILGFSYFYASLTFNPTEVATNLKRGGVAIPGVRPGSATANYLEGVKNRLTLLGGLFLGAVAIIPSAVERATSVTTFQGLGATSLLILVGVAIDTAKQVQTYVISQRYEGMVRQ, from the coding sequence ATGCTCGTCAGTCGGGGACGCAACCCCAGTGCCGCTGAAGTCATCACCCAACTGGTACGGAATCCGGAGCTACGCAACCGGGTTCTGACCACTCTGGGTTTGCTGATGTTGGTGCGCCTTGGCATCTACATCCCCATGCCCGGCATCGACCGTGTTGCCTTCCAGCAGTTCATCCAGCAGGGAGGGCAGCTGATTGGATTCCTCGACATCTTCACCGGTGGAGGCATCTCCACCCTTGGAATCTTTGCCCTCGGGATCCTGCCCTTCATCAACGCTTCGATCATCCTGCAGCTGCTGACTGCGTCTCTGCCCCAGCTCGAAGACCTACAGAAAAACGAGGGAGAAGCCGGTCGACGCAAAATTGCCCAAATCACCCGCTACGTGGCGTTGGGTTGGGGACTGATTCAGAGCGTGATCTTTGCTGTGATTCTTCGGCCTTACGCACTTGAGGGTTTGTCAGACGGCGTATTCATTACGCAGACAGCTCTGGCTCTGGTCACCGGCTCGATGATCGTGATGTGGATCAGCGAAGTGATCACTGAGCGAGGAATTGGCCAGGGAGCCTCCCTGGTGATCTTCCTCAACATCGTGGCCACCCTGCCTCAGGCCCTCGGGTCCACCATTGAGAAAGCCCAGACGGGTGACCGAAGCGACGTGTTTGGGATCATCGTGCTGGTCCTGGTGTTCTTGGTCACCATCGTTGGAATCATTTTCGTGCAGGAGGGGGCTCGACGGCTGCCGATCGTGAGTGCCAAACGCCAGGTGGGTGGATCCGCTCTCCTCCCCAACCGTCAGAGTTATTTGCCTCTGAAGCTGAACGCTGGTGGCGTAATGCCGATCATTTTCGCTTCTGCGCTGATTTTCCTACCGATCACAATCGCCAATTTCAGTCAGAACCCACTGTTGATTACCGCAGCGAGCGCGTTGAACCCAAGTGCATCAAACCCATGGCCGTACGCACTGCTGTTTTTCTCCTTGATCCTGGGCTTCTCCTACTTCTACGCCTCGCTCACTTTTAATCCAACAGAAGTCGCCACCAATCTCAAACGCGGTGGCGTGGCCATCCCAGGGGTCCGCCCTGGGAGCGCCACAGCCAACTATCTCGAAGGCGTCAAAAATCGACTCACTCTGCTCGGAGGCTTATTTCTGGGGGCTGTCGCCATCATCCCCTCCGCCGTCGAGCGCGCCACCAGCGTCACCACATTCCAAGGACTCGGCGCAACGTCCCTCCTGATTCTGGTCGGCGTCGCTATCGACACCGCCAAGCAGGTTCAAACGTACGTGATCTCACAGCGCTACGAGGGCATGGTGCGCCAATAG
- a CDS encoding adenylate kinase produces MKQRLLFIGPPGAGKGTQASRLCDTHGLRHLSTGDLLRSEVSAGSALGKEAEAVMNRGELVSDDLVLAIVRSQLTALKGQGWLLDGFPRNVAQAEALEPLLGELQQSIETVVLLELDDEVLVERLLARGRADDNESVIRNRLEVYRKQTAPLIDYYRAKGLLISIDAQGSVEDITTRLEANLA; encoded by the coding sequence ATGAAGCAACGTCTGCTGTTCATCGGCCCCCCAGGGGCAGGCAAGGGAACCCAGGCTTCACGCCTCTGCGACACCCACGGACTTCGCCATCTCTCCACAGGCGACCTGCTGCGCTCTGAGGTTTCAGCAGGCAGCGCCCTGGGCAAGGAAGCCGAAGCGGTCATGAACCGCGGCGAGCTCGTCAGCGATGACCTGGTTCTCGCCATCGTCCGTTCTCAGCTCACAGCGCTGAAGGGCCAGGGCTGGCTTCTCGATGGCTTTCCTCGCAATGTTGCGCAAGCCGAAGCACTGGAGCCCCTGCTCGGAGAACTGCAACAAAGCATCGAGACGGTCGTTCTTCTGGAACTCGACGACGAGGTCCTTGTCGAGCGACTGCTTGCCAGGGGTCGAGCGGACGACAACGAATCGGTCATTCGCAATCGTCTCGAGGTGTATCGCAAGCAGACCGCCCCGCTGATCGACTACTACCGAGCCAAGGGACTGTTGATCTCCATCGACGCCCAGGGCAGCGTGGAAGACATCACCACAAGACTTGAAGCAAATCTGGCTTGA
- the rpmJ gene encoding 50S ribosomal protein L36 — MKVRASVKKMCDKCRVIRRHGRVMVICENPKHKQRQG; from the coding sequence ATGAAGGTGCGCGCCTCGGTCAAGAAAATGTGCGACAAGTGCCGGGTGATTCGTCGCCATGGCCGCGTCATGGTGATCTGCGAGAACCCGAAGCACAAGCAACGTCAGGGCTGA
- the rpsM gene encoding 30S ribosomal protein S13, whose protein sequence is MARIAGVDIPRDKRIEVALTYIYGIGLTRAKTILSKTGVNPDIRVKDLEDGDVQKLRGATEAFTIEGDLRRQEGMALKRLQDIGCLRGRRHRMSLPVRGQRTRTNARTRRGARKTVAGKKK, encoded by the coding sequence GTGGCACGGATTGCTGGTGTCGACATTCCCCGTGACAAGCGGATCGAAGTCGCCCTCACCTACATCTACGGAATCGGCCTCACCCGGGCCAAAACCATTCTCTCCAAGACAGGTGTCAACCCAGACATACGCGTCAAGGATCTAGAGGATGGTGATGTGCAGAAACTGCGTGGCGCCACCGAAGCCTTCACGATCGAGGGTGATCTGCGCCGGCAGGAGGGCATGGCCCTCAAGCGCCTGCAGGACATCGGCTGCTTGCGTGGCCGCCGCCATCGCATGAGCCTTCCTGTTCGCGGCCAGCGAACCCGCACCAACGCACGCACCCGTCGCGGCGCCCGCAAGACCGTGGCCGGCAAGAAAAAGTAA
- the rpsK gene encoding 30S ribosomal protein S11: MAKTVKKSGPKKAKRNVPNGVAHIQSTFNNTIVSITDTTGEVISWSSAGASGFKGARKGTPFAAQTAAEAAARRALDQGMRQIEVLVRGPGSGRETAIRALQVAGLEITLIRDVTPLPHNGCRRPKRRRV; this comes from the coding sequence ATGGCCAAGACCGTCAAGAAATCCGGCCCGAAGAAGGCCAAACGCAACGTCCCCAACGGCGTTGCGCATATTCAGAGCACGTTCAACAACACGATCGTCTCGATTACCGACACCACCGGAGAGGTCATCTCCTGGTCATCGGCCGGTGCCAGCGGCTTCAAAGGTGCTCGTAAGGGCACGCCCTTCGCAGCACAGACCGCAGCCGAGGCCGCTGCTCGTCGCGCACTTGATCAAGGGATGCGTCAAATCGAAGTGCTGGTTCGCGGCCCCGGTTCTGGACGAGAAACCGCCATCCGTGCTCTGCAGGTCGCCGGCTTGGAGATCACCCTGATCCGTGATGTCACGCCGTTGCCCCACAACGGCTGCCGCCGTCCCAAGCGTCGTCGCGTCTGA